A region from the Lytechinus variegatus isolate NC3 chromosome 6, Lvar_3.0, whole genome shotgun sequence genome encodes:
- the LOC121417419 gene encoding 3-ketoacyl-CoA thiolase, mitochondrial-like gives MALTRGIFIVGAKRTPFGTFGGVLKDKSGTDLAEVAAKAALASGNINPEIIDTTVVGNVAQTSPDAAYTARHVALRCGVPMSKPALTVNRLCGSGFTSIVTATQEILAGDAEVALTGGTENMSMAPYTLRGARFGTKLGEDQKLEDTLWATLTDAHIKTPMGITAETLGAKYEVTREDCDEFALLGQQRWAEANKAGIFDAEMAPIELATKKGPKSVTTDEHPRETTMAQLAKLPPVFKKNGLVSAGNASGICDGAGAVILASEEAVTKHNLTPLARLVSYNVAGCDPSIMGIGPVYAVRSALEKAGLTLDDMDLVEVNEAFAAQFIAVERELGLDRQKTNVNGGAIALGHPVGASGSRITAHLVHELRRRGNKYGVGSACIGGGQGIAVILESLE, from the exons ATGGCCCTGACTCGAG GAATCTTCATTGTCGGTGCCAAGCGCACTCCTTTTGGTACCTTTGGTGGTGTTCTAAAGGATAAGAGTGGTACAGACCTTGCTGAAGTGGCAGCCAAGGCAGCGCTAGCATCGGGCAACATCAACCCTGAAATCATAGATACCACTGTCGTGGGAAACGTAGCACAG ACATCGCCAGATGCTGCTTACACCGCCAGACATGTTGCACTCCGCTGTGGGGTACCCATGTCGAAGCCTGCCCTCACTGTTAACAGACTGTGTGGTTCCGGGTTTACTTCCATTGTAACAGCTACGCAG GAGATATTGGCTGGTGATGCAGAGGTCGCTCTGACAGGGGGAACGGAGAATATGAGCATGGCTCCCTACACCCTCAGAGGGGCAAGATTTGGTACCAAACTTGGTGAAGATCAGAAG cTTGAGGATACCCTATGGGCTACCCTAACTGACGCACACATCAAGACACCCATGGGCATCACGGCAGAAACCCTTGGAGCCAAGTATGAGGTCACGAGAGAAGATTGTGATGAATTTGCTTTACTTGGTCAACAGAGGTGGGCTGAAG cAAATAAGGCAGGGATCTTTGATGCAGAAATGGCACCCATAGAGCTCGCCACCAAGAAAGGACCAAAATCGGTCACCACCGACGAACACCCTCGGGAGACCACCATGGCTCAACTCGCAAAGTTACCGCCGGTTTTCAAGAAGAACGGTCTGGTCTCGGCAGGGAATGCCTCG GGTATCTGTGACGGAGCTGGAGCGGTGATCCTAGCCAGTGAGGAAGCAGTTACCAAGCACAACCTCACACCACTTGCCAGGCTTGTCAGTTATAATGTTGCCGGTTGCGACCCTAGCATCATGGGTATAGGACCGGTATATGCTGTAAGGAGTGCCTTAGAGAAAGCCGGCCTGACGCTCGATGATATGGACCTTGTAGAA gtcaatgagGCCTTTGCAGCACAGTTCATCGCAGTGGAGCGTGAGCTGGGCTTGGATCGACAGAAGACCAACGTCAACGGGGGCGCAATTGCTCTGGGTCATCCCGTCGGGGCCTCTGGTTCGAGGATTACAGCACATCTTGTCCATGAGCTAAG ACGGAGAGGCAATAAATACGGTGTTGGTTCAGCGTGTATCGGTGGCGGACAGGGTATTGCTGTCATCCTAGAAAGCCTGGAATAA